Proteins found in one Plasmodium gaboni strain SY75 chromosome 13, whole genome shotgun sequence genomic segment:
- a CDS encoding putative SNARE protein (transcript variant 1; alternatively spliced): MSIIYGLIAREKTVLAEYTEYGGNFSNISRLLLEIIPPHTSRKSYIYDDYVFHQLIKNGITFMAMTDKELGFLTPYAFLEQISKIFFKNFNNTSDLITLSLDEEFKPVLKENMRVFNDYETNDVHNIKNQISNIQNIIIENIEKILERREKIDILVNKTEKLYQENINFRRQAMNFNFHMWLENNRMTIYFISSIIIFIFFIWSLYNV, from the exons ATGTCTATAATTTATGGTTTAATAGCTAGag AAAAGACTGTGTTAGCAGAATATACCGAATATGGAGGAAACTTTTCTAATATAAGTAGACTACTTCTTGAAATAATACCACCACATACATCCAGgaaatcatatatatatgatga TTATGTATTTCATCAGCTTATAAAAAATGGTATAACATTTATGGCAATGACAGATAAAGAATTGGGTTTTCTTACACCTTATGCATTTCTTGAACAAATATcaaaaat attttttaaaaacttCAATAATACATCCGATCTTATTACCTTATCACTGGATGAAGAATTTAAACCCGTATTGAAGGAAAATATG CGTGTTTTTAACGATTATGAAACCAATGAtgttcataatattaagaACCAAATTAGTAATATACAAAACATTATAATTGAAAACATTGAGAAAATATTAGAGAGACGAGAGAAAATAGATATTTTAGTTAACAAAACTGAGAAGTTATAtcaagaaaatataaattttagAAGACAAGCTATGAATTTTAATTTCCATATGTGGTTAGAAAATAACCGAATgacaatatattttatttcaagtataattatattcattttttttatatggtccttatataatgtataa
- a CDS encoding putative SNARE protein (transcript variant 2; alternatively spliced), with protein sequence MSIIYGLIAREKTVLAEYTEYGGNFSNISRLLLEIIPPHTSRKSYIYDEFFKNFNNTSDLITLSLDEEFKPVLKENMRVFNDYETNDVHNIKNQISNIQNIIIENIEKILERREKIDILVNKTEKLYQENINFRRQAMNFNFHMWLENNRMTIYFISSIIIFIFFIWSLYNV encoded by the exons ATGTCTATAATTTATGGTTTAATAGCTAGag AAAAGACTGTGTTAGCAGAATATACCGAATATGGAGGAAACTTTTCTAATATAAGTAGACTACTTCTTGAAATAATACCACCACATACATCCAGgaaatcatatatatatgatga attttttaaaaacttCAATAATACATCCGATCTTATTACCTTATCACTGGATGAAGAATTTAAACCCGTATTGAAGGAAAATATG CGTGTTTTTAACGATTATGAAACCAATGAtgttcataatattaagaACCAAATTAGTAATATACAAAACATTATAATTGAAAACATTGAGAAAATATTAGAGAGACGAGAGAAAATAGATATTTTAGTTAACAAAACTGAGAAGTTATAtcaagaaaatataaattttagAAGACAAGCTATGAATTTTAATTTCCATATGTGGTTAGAAAATAACCGAATgacaatatattttatttcaagtataattatattcattttttttatatggtccttatataatgtataa
- a CDS encoding hypothetical protein (conserved Plasmodium protein, unknown function) has protein sequence MLFCSKNSEETYHNVINSLLYEIKNLKLDDKYYFLIKQKQLHCPLFSLCKLNFREDPIIVNINKDTKEDEAFNLIYHNKKILDKKKKKKKKEEELIKNLTTGDNIIQDEELIDKLSSLLKLNHDTNIIIDNEKNYDSLYKYYSFYDDAFNTSLYYIQDDYDLLLNKHVNGLYILSISKYSNILKNILSDIINNINNDEYNLKDLIKQYVQIIYDPRLINADTSGKRKTKTIFINDDMTILNIIYKNNIYKIKSKIKGYHYDINNNIIYNPYLLFYNTQDEGWLIIIKNKNTDLTKFIETTDYYDKKKLSIEQYDELIKKKKKTKKETNL, from the coding sequence ATGCTTTTTTGTAGTAAAAATTCTGAAGAGACATACCACAATGTAATAAACAGCTTGCTATATGAAATTAAGAATTTAAAACTAGATGacaaatattatttccTTATAAAACAGAAACAATTACATTGTCctttattttcattatgTAAATTAAATTTCAGAGAAGATCCTATAATAgtgaatataaataaagatacaaaagaagatgaagcatttaatttaatatatcataataaaaaaattttagataagaaaaaaaagaaaaaaaaaaaagaagaggaactaataaaaaatttaacAACAGgtgataatattattcaagATGAAGAACTTATAGATAAGTTATCAAGcttattaaaattaaatcatgatacaaatataattattgataatgagaaaaattatgattcattatataaatattattcattttatgATGATGCATTTAATACTAgtctttattatatacaagATGATTATGatcttttattaaataaacatGTGAATGgtctatatattttatctataagcaaatatagtaatatcttaaaaaatattttaagtgacataataaataatataaacaatgatgaatataatttaaaagatcttattaaacaatatgtgcaaataatatatgatcCTAGACTTATTAATGCAGATACATCtggaaaaagaaaaacaaaaacaatatttataaatgatGACATGActatattaaatattatttataaaaataatatatataaaattaaatcaaaaataaaaggatatcattatgatattaataataatattatatataatccgtatttgttattttataatacaCAAGATGAAGGATGgttgattattataaaaaataaaaatacagATTTAACCAAATTTATAGAAACAACAgattattatgataaaaaaaaattatctaTAGAACAATATGATGaacttataaaaaaaaaaaaaaaaacaaaaaaagaaacaaatctataa